A stretch of the Bacillus sp. FJAT-18017 genome encodes the following:
- the glgB gene encoding 1,4-alpha-glucan branching protein GlgB, translating into MVFRPTEYQLHLFHEGALFKSHELFGAHVLNDGDQPYTRFCVWAPNAVEVRLAGDFNNWNSEGYSFERVNKEGVWVYYAKEDMTGAIYKYEITSKTGEKLLKADPYAFFSELRPNTASVVQPLAGYKWNDQSWLKKRAKKEPIGEPTAIYEVHLGSWKKKEDGEFLTYREIADELIPYVLEHGYSHIEVMPVTEHPLDISWGYQTTGYFSVTSRYGSPHDFMYFVDKCHQNGIGVILDWVPGHFCKDAHGLYRFDGGFAYEYKKEIDRENHVWGTANFDLGRTEVISFLISSAIFWIEHYHIDGFRVDAVANIIYWPNSERAVNSFGIEFLKKLNSAITKFSPNILMIAEDSTDWPKVTESPDNGGLGFTFKWNMGWMNDMLKYMETDPNQRRQHHNKVTFSLMYAFSENFVLPFSHDEVVHGKKSLLDKMPGDYWQKFAQLRLLLGYQTTHPGKKLTFMGTELGQFSEWKDKEQLDWHLLDYEKHTELNHYVKELNKLYKRSKPLYELDSSPDGFEWIDPNNHHQSVFSFLRIGNRDDEFLIVVCNFTWQAYSNYRIGVPAPERYREILNSDDVEFGGSGVINKKVIKAEEIPYHGKPFSVVMNVPPYGISILRPVKKRKGINANVKEEDGSHASGGRPGQQAKLTNKRIG; encoded by the coding sequence ATGGTATTTCGTCCAACAGAATACCAGCTTCATTTATTTCATGAAGGAGCGCTTTTCAAAAGCCACGAACTATTTGGGGCGCATGTCCTGAATGATGGGGACCAGCCATACACCCGATTCTGCGTTTGGGCTCCAAACGCTGTTGAAGTCCGACTTGCAGGGGATTTTAATAACTGGAATTCCGAGGGCTACTCATTTGAAAGAGTGAATAAAGAAGGTGTATGGGTCTATTACGCAAAAGAGGATATGACCGGTGCCATCTACAAATATGAAATAACCTCAAAGACAGGAGAAAAGCTTTTAAAGGCTGATCCGTACGCATTCTTTTCAGAACTGCGGCCAAATACCGCTTCTGTCGTCCAACCGCTTGCAGGGTATAAATGGAATGACCAGTCCTGGCTGAAGAAAAGGGCGAAAAAGGAACCTATCGGTGAACCAACAGCGATATATGAAGTGCATCTTGGGTCGTGGAAAAAGAAAGAAGATGGGGAATTCCTCACATACCGGGAAATTGCTGATGAACTGATACCTTATGTTCTTGAACATGGTTATTCTCATATTGAAGTGATGCCTGTTACCGAGCACCCCCTGGATATTTCATGGGGCTACCAGACCACAGGCTATTTCTCGGTTACAAGCAGATACGGCTCTCCGCATGATTTCATGTATTTCGTGGATAAATGTCATCAGAATGGCATTGGGGTCATTCTTGATTGGGTTCCTGGACACTTCTGTAAGGATGCCCATGGCTTATACCGGTTCGACGGCGGATTTGCCTATGAATATAAGAAAGAAATCGATAGGGAAAATCATGTATGGGGAACAGCCAATTTTGATCTTGGGAGGACTGAAGTAATCAGTTTCCTGATCTCGAGCGCGATTTTTTGGATTGAACACTACCATATTGATGGCTTCAGAGTCGATGCCGTTGCCAATATTATCTATTGGCCGAATTCTGAAAGGGCGGTCAACTCATTTGGGATTGAATTCCTTAAAAAACTCAACTCCGCTATAACTAAATTTTCACCTAATATCCTCATGATTGCCGAGGATTCCACGGATTGGCCAAAAGTAACTGAGTCCCCGGACAATGGCGGCCTTGGATTTACCTTTAAGTGGAATATGGGCTGGATGAATGACATGCTCAAGTATATGGAAACAGACCCAAACCAGCGCAGGCAACATCATAATAAGGTGACCTTCTCACTTATGTATGCTTTTTCCGAAAATTTTGTTCTGCCTTTCTCTCATGATGAAGTGGTTCACGGTAAGAAGTCACTTCTCGATAAAATGCCGGGAGATTATTGGCAGAAATTTGCCCAACTCCGACTGCTTCTCGGATATCAAACAACCCATCCAGGGAAAAAACTGACTTTCATGGGTACAGAGCTGGGCCAATTTTCCGAATGGAAAGATAAGGAGCAGCTCGATTGGCATCTTCTCGATTATGAGAAGCATACGGAATTGAACCATTATGTGAAAGAGCTTAACAAATTATATAAGCGTTCAAAACCGCTATATGAATTAGACTCCTCACCCGATGGCTTCGAATGGATTGACCCAAACAACCATCATCAATCTGTTTTCTCGTTCTTGCGGATCGGCAACAGAGACGATGAATTCTTAATTGTGGTTTGCAATTTCACCTGGCAGGCTTATTCCAATTACAGGATAGGAGTTCCCGCTCCAGAAAGGTATCGGGAAATCCTCAACAGCGATGATGTGGAATTTGGCGGTTCAGGTGTAATCAATAAAAAAGTAATTAAGGCAGAGGAGATTCCGTATCATGGGAAGCCATTTTCGGTTGTAATGAATGTACCGCCGTACGGAATATCGATTTTAAGGCCTGTTAAAAAGAGAAAGGGGATAAATGCCAATGTCAAAGAAGAGGATGGTAGCCATGCTTCTGGCGGGAGGCCAGGGCAGCAGGCTAAACTCACTAACAAAAGAATTGGCTAA